In Myxococcus stipitatus, a single window of DNA contains:
- a CDS encoding phosphatase PAP2 family protein: MWRGLRERLSNRNVVVTRLYGMLLLLAVCCLGFIALSDEVTEGETQDFDERVLRALRSPDDPALPRGPRWLRITAEDVTALGGAPVLVLVTLAVCGFLLLARRYRTLLLVLAATVGGTVLNGLLKHFFSRPRPSVVPHLAEVMTTSFPSGHAMLSATVYLTLGGLLAQLTEHPRLKVYLLTVSLLVSCLVGLSRVYLGVHYPTDVLGGWVAGLAWALVTALGARALRRRSPALQAEARRPVD, encoded by the coding sequence ATGTGGCGGGGCCTCCGGGAGCGGCTGTCCAATCGGAACGTGGTGGTGACGCGGCTCTACGGGATGCTGCTCCTCCTGGCGGTGTGCTGCCTGGGCTTCATCGCCCTGTCGGACGAGGTGACGGAGGGCGAGACGCAGGACTTCGACGAGCGGGTGCTGCGAGCGCTGCGAAGCCCCGACGACCCGGCGCTGCCCCGCGGACCCCGCTGGCTGCGCATCACCGCCGAGGACGTGACGGCGCTGGGCGGCGCGCCCGTGCTGGTCCTCGTGACGCTCGCCGTCTGCGGCTTCCTGCTGCTGGCCCGGCGCTACCGGACGCTGCTGCTGGTGCTCGCGGCCACCGTGGGGGGCACGGTGCTCAACGGCCTGCTCAAGCACTTCTTCTCCAGGCCCCGGCCCTCCGTGGTGCCGCACCTCGCGGAGGTGATGACCACCAGCTTCCCCAGCGGCCACGCCATGCTGTCCGCCACCGTGTACCTGACGCTGGGGGGACTGCTGGCCCAGCTCACCGAGCACCCGCGCCTCAAGGTGTACCTGCTCACGGTGTCACTGCTCGTGTCGTGCCTCGTGGGCCTGTCGCGCGTGTACCTGGGCGTCCACTACCCCACGGACGTGCTGGGCGGCTGGGTGGCGGGGCTCGCCTGGGCGCTCGTCACCGCGCTCGGGGCGCGCGCGCTGCGACGCCGCAGCCCCGCGCTCCAGGCGGAGGCGCGTCGCCCGGTGGACTGA
- a CDS encoding Dickkopf N-terminal cysteine-rich domain-containing protein, translated as MAFLMALCAVGCGETKDEDEQQGPHAESFLCSASKACPSGQFCFNGLCAIGCQSDENCAKDQYCDTKDTGTAVSYCKSRTVSTCTGDSQCLSNQMCVEGLCSLRPPSNPPTCDADATDGNDRCDSYSVCLDGDSKPYCANFAPCPADGVCPVGLGGAVCNEGYLPNKARFCMQGLCRENSNCPGSWSCVKPIANAVLGFCSPGALGFPCTENAHCVSGQCLGAPGLMGTCM; from the coding sequence ATGGCATTCTTGATGGCGCTGTGCGCGGTGGGTTGTGGCGAGACGAAGGACGAGGACGAGCAGCAAGGCCCCCACGCGGAGAGCTTCCTGTGCAGCGCGAGCAAGGCCTGTCCCTCCGGGCAGTTCTGTTTCAACGGCCTGTGTGCCATCGGCTGCCAGTCCGACGAGAACTGCGCCAAGGACCAGTACTGCGACACCAAGGACACCGGCACCGCGGTCTCCTACTGCAAGAGCCGGACGGTCTCGACCTGCACGGGTGACAGCCAGTGCTTGAGCAACCAGATGTGCGTGGAGGGCCTGTGCAGCCTGCGCCCGCCGTCCAACCCGCCCACGTGCGACGCGGACGCGACGGACGGGAATGACCGCTGCGACAGCTACTCCGTCTGCCTCGACGGGGACTCGAAGCCCTACTGCGCCAACTTCGCGCCGTGCCCGGCGGATGGCGTGTGCCCGGTGGGCCTGGGCGGCGCGGTGTGCAACGAGGGCTACCTGCCGAACAAGGCGCGCTTCTGCATGCAGGGCCTCTGCCGCGAGAACAGCAACTGCCCTGGCTCGTGGAGCTGCGTGAAGCCCATCGCGAACGCCGTGCTCGGCTTCTGCAGCCCGGGAGCGCTCGGGTTCCCGTGCACCGAGAACGCGCACTGCGTCAGCGGCCAGTGCCTCGGAGCGCCGGGCCTGATGGGCACCTGCATGTAG
- a CDS encoding biopolymer transporter ExbD, whose translation MGMSAGGGRGGVKSDINVTPLVDVVLVLLIIFMVVTPKLMRGEAVELPKATQVEEGDKSDPVVLSVTPDRGYFVEKDRYPDAKSFQARIQEEHRKAPTRRFLLKGDQSLAYRDIAEVMKLAKQAGVDHVSLAVVKPQGAAVPGT comes from the coding sequence ATGGGTATGTCCGCGGGTGGTGGTCGAGGCGGCGTGAAGAGCGATATCAACGTCACGCCCCTGGTCGACGTGGTGCTCGTCCTCCTCATCATCTTCATGGTGGTGACGCCCAAGCTGATGCGTGGCGAGGCGGTGGAGCTGCCCAAGGCGACCCAGGTCGAGGAGGGTGACAAGTCGGACCCCGTGGTCCTCTCCGTGACACCCGACCGCGGGTACTTCGTGGAGAAGGACCGCTACCCGGACGCGAAGAGCTTCCAGGCGCGAATCCAGGAGGAGCACCGCAAGGCCCCGACACGTCGCTTCCTCCTCAAGGGGGACCAGTCGCTCGCCTATCGCGACATCGCGGAGGTCATGAAGCTGGCGAAGCAGGCGGGCGTGGACCACGTCTCGCTCGCGGTGGTGAAGCCGCAAGGCGCGGCGGTTCCGGGGACCTGA
- a CDS encoding histone deacetylase — protein MSLWRGVKRWLLTLGSESVPIFYDEAYRLPLTGIESTVGVEPRGVDFTTWYLLEKHVVRPEDVYRPLPVSYAELSRVHTPAYLESLGRPETLARIYAVDPSEVPVDTLLTYVRLVCGGTLSAARLAFGRRGPVVNMAGGFHHAAPDRGGGFCAVNDIAVALATLHVDGFEGHTVVLDLDAHPPDGTAACLAGHANVWIGSLSGSDWGTLPEGVDETLVPHDVTDASYLALLEGLLSRMPRPDLAFVIAGGDVLGGDRFGRVGLTLEGARRRDLLLAKALRGVPSVWLPGGGYHADSWKVYAGTVLALAGMGGRPIKAKYDPLSAHFRRVSRLLSQEDGKPLEEPLTLEDLEGSLGFGGAIQPRVLGYYTAQSLEYALFRYGLLGHVERMGYHRLRVEVGSTGVGDRVKVLGRAGGEEHLLVDAVVERRIIADASFLFVNWLSLRHPRARFSEHRPRLPGQDVPGLGLSREATEMFVLMARRLGLAGVASRPMWYHLAVVAKERFRFVDPARQGRFEALMRDLAALPLVEATRQVADGRVLLNGEPYRWEPDDLVLWLDPPPVDVEAIARERERCHFTVGEPQGLSA, from the coding sequence ATGAGCCTGTGGCGCGGAGTGAAGCGGTGGCTGCTGACGCTGGGCAGCGAGTCGGTCCCCATCTTCTACGACGAGGCCTACCGGCTGCCGCTCACCGGCATCGAGTCCACGGTGGGCGTCGAGCCGCGCGGCGTGGACTTCACCACGTGGTACCTCCTGGAGAAGCACGTGGTGCGGCCCGAGGACGTCTACCGGCCGCTCCCGGTGAGCTACGCGGAGCTGTCGCGCGTCCACACCCCCGCCTATCTCGAGTCGCTCGGACGCCCGGAGACGCTGGCCCGCATCTACGCGGTGGACCCGTCCGAGGTGCCGGTGGACACGCTCCTGACCTACGTGCGCCTCGTCTGCGGCGGCACGCTGAGCGCCGCGCGGCTGGCCTTCGGGCGTCGCGGCCCCGTGGTGAACATGGCGGGCGGCTTCCACCACGCGGCCCCGGACCGGGGCGGCGGGTTCTGCGCCGTCAACGACATCGCCGTGGCGCTCGCCACGCTGCACGTGGACGGCTTCGAGGGCCACACCGTGGTGCTGGACCTGGACGCACACCCGCCGGACGGCACCGCCGCGTGCCTCGCGGGCCACGCCAACGTGTGGATTGGCTCCCTGTCCGGCAGCGACTGGGGCACGTTGCCAGAGGGCGTCGACGAGACGCTCGTGCCCCACGACGTCACCGACGCCAGCTACCTCGCGCTCCTCGAGGGCCTGTTGTCCCGCATGCCCCGGCCGGACCTGGCCTTCGTCATCGCGGGCGGCGACGTGCTGGGCGGCGACCGCTTCGGCCGCGTCGGGCTGACGCTCGAGGGCGCCCGGCGCCGCGACCTGCTGCTGGCGAAGGCGCTGCGCGGCGTGCCCAGCGTCTGGCTCCCGGGTGGGGGCTACCACGCGGACTCGTGGAAGGTGTACGCGGGCACGGTGCTCGCGCTGGCGGGCATGGGCGGCCGTCCCATCAAGGCGAAGTACGACCCGCTCAGCGCCCACTTCCGGCGCGTCTCCCGGCTGCTGTCCCAGGAGGATGGCAAGCCCCTCGAGGAGCCGCTGACGCTGGAGGACCTGGAGGGCTCGCTCGGCTTCGGCGGCGCCATCCAGCCCCGCGTGCTGGGCTACTACACGGCGCAGTCGCTGGAGTACGCGCTGTTCCGCTACGGCCTCCTGGGCCACGTCGAGCGGATGGGCTACCACCGGCTCCGCGTGGAGGTGGGCTCCACCGGCGTGGGGGACCGCGTCAAGGTGCTGGGCCGCGCGGGCGGCGAGGAGCACCTGCTGGTCGACGCGGTGGTGGAGCGGCGCATCATCGCCGACGCGTCCTTCCTCTTCGTCAACTGGCTGAGCCTGCGCCACCCGCGCGCGCGCTTCAGCGAGCACCGCCCGCGCCTGCCCGGCCAGGACGTGCCGGGCCTGGGCCTGTCGCGCGAGGCGACGGAGATGTTCGTGCTCATGGCCCGCCGGCTGGGGCTGGCGGGCGTGGCGTCGCGGCCCATGTGGTACCACCTGGCGGTGGTGGCCAAGGAGCGCTTCCGCTTCGTGGACCCCGCGCGCCAGGGGCGCTTCGAGGCGCTGATGCGCGACCTCGCCGCGCTGCCCCTCGTCGAGGCCACGCGCCAGGTGGCCGACGGCCGCGTCCTGCTCAACGGCGAGCCCTACCGCTGGGAGCCGGACGACCTGGTGCTGTGGCTGGACCCGCCGCCCGTGGACGTGGAGGCCATCGCCCGGGAGCGCGAGCGGTGCCACTTCACCGTGGGGGAGCCCCAGGGCCTCAGCGCGTGA
- a CDS encoding serine/threonine-protein kinase, whose protein sequence is MMGEVLAGRYRLERELGRGGMATVFLATDLRLSRPVAVKQMHPGGGSGRAERFRREAELAASLRHPNVLEVHDFGEDGARGPFLVCEWIQGEDLRALAERLAPVPPEAAVVLAWELARALAAAHARGVVHRDVKPENVLVATGGPLKLADFGLAALEDQERLTSTGAVTGSLAYMAPERIDTGAFSPASDVYAVGVILFELCAGRAPHEGKGAAHLAASVMSKDAPPLSEFLPGAPEPLVSLVSRCLARDPRDRPESGAALDVALAEVLGRLVGPPAEVSRAFLADPVGMAARWRRARFEALLVEGRALLSRGEGARAARLLNAALVLEPGSAEVLALLRERPRRSRWRGVAVGAGLVACGAVAWGVWLTRSTSGAEDRVARGAGTEGSREVGTEGSQEVGTEGSREVGTEGSRGVGTEGARREGDGRVRSGAMGTDGRGALVPGTHGAAPGGAGGGVMPVPPHPDATRGATEVAGLERESPSVPRGAMAEAPTTDSSGTGSTLGQREGALGRSANSEGTGPALGSAALAPARVDSASREEGGATTRGAAGNGSLRESVASPPSGAGGSAPSRESGTATPAGVEVAVPSREPGASVPSGAGRSNPQRAPAAPTPESTAPATGVSVETATADSVRPAVVKVTARPWAEVFVDGESRGYTPRVRELTLSPGVHRLRFSNPLCDPVELDVTLASGEMVSRDVTLTPRKAELVLVAPAGARLFLDGREVGIAPLPGPVTVEHGRHTVTARAPGLPVLQREVDVVAGRRMDVSLEVTP, encoded by the coding sequence ATGATGGGTGAGGTGCTCGCGGGCCGCTACCGCCTCGAACGGGAGTTGGGGCGTGGTGGCATGGCCACGGTGTTCCTGGCCACGGACCTGCGACTGTCGCGCCCGGTGGCGGTGAAACAGATGCATCCGGGGGGCGGTTCGGGTCGCGCGGAGCGCTTCCGTCGCGAGGCCGAGCTGGCCGCGTCGTTGCGCCACCCCAACGTGCTCGAGGTCCATGACTTCGGGGAGGACGGCGCGCGAGGACCATTCCTCGTCTGCGAGTGGATCCAGGGCGAGGACCTCCGTGCATTGGCGGAGCGGCTGGCTCCGGTGCCTCCCGAGGCGGCCGTGGTGCTGGCGTGGGAGCTGGCGCGCGCGCTGGCCGCGGCGCATGCGCGGGGCGTCGTCCACCGCGACGTGAAGCCGGAGAACGTCCTCGTGGCCACGGGAGGGCCGCTGAAGCTGGCGGACTTCGGGCTGGCGGCGCTGGAGGACCAGGAGCGGCTGACGAGCACCGGGGCCGTGACGGGCTCGCTGGCGTACATGGCGCCCGAGCGCATCGACACCGGGGCGTTCTCCCCGGCCTCGGACGTGTACGCGGTGGGGGTCATCCTGTTCGAGCTGTGCGCGGGCCGCGCGCCGCATGAGGGAAAGGGGGCGGCGCACCTCGCGGCGTCGGTGATGTCGAAGGACGCGCCGCCGTTGTCGGAGTTCCTGCCCGGAGCTCCGGAGCCGCTGGTGTCGTTGGTGTCGCGCTGCCTGGCTCGGGACCCGAGGGACCGGCCGGAGTCTGGCGCCGCGCTGGACGTCGCGCTGGCGGAGGTGCTGGGGCGGCTGGTGGGGCCACCGGCCGAGGTGTCGCGCGCGTTCCTGGCGGACCCCGTGGGCATGGCCGCGCGGTGGCGGCGCGCTCGGTTCGAGGCGCTGCTGGTCGAGGGGCGCGCGTTGTTGTCGCGAGGGGAGGGCGCCCGGGCGGCGCGCCTGCTCAACGCCGCGTTGGTGTTGGAGCCGGGGTCCGCCGAGGTGCTGGCCCTGCTGCGAGAGCGGCCGAGGCGTTCGCGATGGCGTGGCGTGGCCGTGGGTGCCGGGCTCGTGGCCTGTGGCGCGGTGGCGTGGGGCGTATGGCTGACGCGGTCCACGTCCGGCGCGGAGGACAGGGTGGCGCGGGGAGCGGGCACGGAAGGCTCGCGGGAAGTGGGCACGGAAGGCTCGCAGGAAGTGGGCACGGAAGGCTCGCGGGAAGTGGGCACGGAAGGCTCGCGGGGAGTGGGCACGGAAGGCGCGCGGCGAGAAGGGGATGGCCGCGTGCGCTCCGGCGCGATGGGGACGGATGGGCGTGGTGCCTTGGTGCCGGGGACGCACGGCGCGGCTCCTGGTGGAGCGGGAGGTGGCGTGATGCCTGTTCCGCCGCATCCCGACGCGACTCGGGGAGCGACGGAGGTTGCCGGGTTGGAGCGCGAGTCTCCCTCCGTTCCTCGGGGAGCGATGGCCGAGGCGCCTACGACTGACTCCTCGGGGACGGGCTCGACGCTGGGACAGCGGGAGGGCGCTCTCGGGCGAAGCGCGAACTCGGAGGGGACTGGCCCGGCGCTGGGGTCGGCGGCCCTGGCTCCGGCGAGAGTGGACTCCGCATCGCGGGAGGAGGGTGGCGCCACCACGCGGGGCGCGGCCGGGAACGGCTCGTTGCGAGAGTCCGTGGCCTCCCCTCCGAGCGGAGCAGGCGGGAGCGCGCCGTCGCGAGAGTCCGGCACGGCCACTCCGGCGGGCGTGGAAGTCGCCGTCCCGTCGAGAGAGCCCGGTGCCTCTGTTCCATCAGGCGCGGGACGGAGCAATCCGCAGAGAGCGCCGGCGGCTCCCACCCCTGAGAGCACTGCCCCCGCGACCGGAGTCTCCGTGGAGACCGCGACCGCGGACTCCGTGCGCCCCGCCGTGGTCAAGGTCACCGCGCGCCCCTGGGCGGAGGTGTTCGTCGATGGCGAGAGTCGCGGCTACACGCCCCGGGTCCGTGAGTTGACGCTGTCCCCCGGCGTGCATCGGCTGCGCTTCTCGAATCCCCTCTGTGACCCGGTGGAGCTCGACGTGACGCTGGCGTCCGGTGAGATGGTGTCGCGCGACGTGACGCTGACGCCCCGGAAGGCGGAGCTGGTCCTCGTCGCGCCAGCGGGCGCGCGTCTCTTCCTGGATGGACGAGAGGTCGGCATCGCGCCGTTGCCGGGCCCGGTGACCGTCGAACATGGCCGACATACCGTGACGGCGCGGGCGCCGGGTCTGCCGGTGCTTCAACGCGAGGTGGACGTGGTGGCGGGCCGTCGCATGGATGTGTCGTTGGAGGTGACGCCATGA
- a CDS encoding sigma 54-interacting transcriptional regulator, translating to MLLFLVLPDGRRLPLDKPVVSIGADATCDAVLAVLGVRPSHALLFRDGRGWSVSASGRGCEVKVRGRRVESAPLEPGERFRVGPVELELAAAPPASSVSPERAPDGGRLGSVLSELASRLLVQRPPLELLELVMRGLADVTGADVGFLVTADSREGPRRVLCATGPVPDAAVADSLVERVLTSGAPARVEDVLADAVLARAPSVEALRLSSALVVPLRVEQVPLSVVYLGRRLGAAPFPARALEEAMALSSLAALLLSTRRELTELRAQVEGLTRRIETATFEGLIGESPPMRALYRQVERLGPTPLNVLIQGETGTGKELVARALHRRSGRRGRLVTVHCAALPESLIERELFGHARGAFTGAGAERAGLVEAADGGTLFLDEIGDMPLSLQTRLLRVVQEREVTRLGEHTPRKVDVRVVSASHVSLVDAVDRGAFRADLRFRLEEVRVDVPALREREDDVLLIAHHVLAQEGRRARGFTQKAAEALRGHPFPGNVRELVSRVRRAAILAKGELLGADDLELGGDTAAMVPLEEARDAFVQRYVREAIARCGGSKKDAAAALGIGLRSLFRYLGEGD from the coding sequence ATGCTCCTGTTCCTCGTCCTCCCCGACGGCAGACGTCTTCCGCTGGACAAGCCGGTGGTCTCCATTGGCGCGGACGCCACCTGCGACGCGGTGCTCGCCGTCCTCGGCGTCCGTCCCAGCCATGCCCTGCTCTTCCGCGACGGGCGCGGGTGGAGCGTGTCCGCCTCCGGCAGGGGCTGCGAGGTGAAGGTGCGCGGCCGGCGCGTGGAGTCGGCGCCGCTGGAGCCGGGCGAGCGCTTCCGCGTGGGCCCCGTGGAGCTGGAGCTGGCCGCGGCGCCCCCCGCGTCGTCGGTGTCCCCGGAGCGCGCCCCGGACGGAGGGCGCCTGGGCTCGGTGCTGTCGGAGCTGGCGTCGCGGCTGCTGGTGCAGCGGCCGCCGCTGGAGCTGCTGGAGCTGGTGATGCGGGGCCTGGCGGACGTCACGGGCGCGGACGTGGGCTTCCTCGTCACCGCGGACTCGCGGGAGGGACCCCGGCGGGTGCTGTGCGCCACGGGGCCGGTGCCGGACGCGGCGGTGGCGGACAGCCTGGTGGAGCGGGTGTTGACGTCGGGCGCGCCGGCGCGCGTGGAGGACGTGCTGGCGGACGCGGTGCTGGCGCGGGCGCCCAGCGTGGAGGCGCTGCGGTTGTCCTCCGCGCTCGTGGTGCCGCTGCGCGTGGAGCAGGTGCCGCTGTCCGTGGTGTACCTGGGGCGGAGGCTGGGGGCGGCGCCCTTCCCCGCGCGGGCCCTGGAGGAGGCGATGGCGCTGTCCTCCCTGGCGGCGCTGCTGCTGTCCACGCGGCGGGAGCTGACGGAGCTGCGCGCGCAGGTGGAGGGGCTCACCCGGCGCATCGAGACCGCGACCTTCGAGGGGCTCATCGGCGAGTCGCCGCCCATGCGCGCCCTGTATCGCCAGGTGGAGCGGCTGGGGCCCACGCCGCTCAACGTGCTCATCCAGGGCGAGACGGGCACGGGCAAGGAGCTGGTGGCGCGGGCGCTCCACCGCCGCAGCGGCCGGCGCGGGCGGCTGGTCACCGTCCACTGCGCGGCGTTGCCGGAGAGCCTCATCGAGCGCGAGCTGTTCGGCCACGCGCGCGGCGCCTTCACCGGCGCGGGCGCGGAGCGGGCGGGGCTGGTGGAGGCGGCCGACGGCGGCACGCTCTTCCTGGATGAGATTGGCGACATGCCGCTGTCGCTCCAGACGCGGCTGTTGCGCGTGGTGCAGGAGCGCGAGGTGACGCGGCTGGGGGAGCACACGCCGCGCAAGGTGGACGTGCGCGTGGTGTCCGCGAGCCATGTCTCGCTGGTGGACGCGGTGGACCGGGGGGCCTTCCGCGCCGACCTGCGCTTCCGGCTGGAGGAGGTGCGCGTGGACGTGCCCGCCCTGCGCGAGCGCGAGGACGACGTGCTGCTCATCGCCCACCACGTGCTGGCGCAGGAGGGGCGCCGCGCGCGGGGCTTCACCCAGAAAGCCGCCGAGGCCCTGCGCGGCCACCCCTTCCCCGGCAACGTGCGCGAGCTGGTCTCCCGCGTGCGCCGCGCGGCCATCCTCGCGAAGGGAGAGCTGCTGGGAGCCGACGACCTGGAGCTGGGCGGCGACACCGCCGCCATGGTGCCGTTGGAGGAGGCTCGCGACGCCTTCGTCCAGCGCTACGTCCGCGAGGCCATCGCCCGCTGCGGCGGCAGCAAGAAGGACGCGGCGGCGGCGCTCGGCATCGGCCTGCGCTCGCTGTTCCGCTACCTGGGCGAGGGGGACTGA
- a CDS encoding acyltransferase, whose product MDLDALRREQHKLRLSWMPWLYFSLKPRHREWAEAWQREVQQRLRELETVQIAEGCFIAPEARIFAEPGRTVVIGPGCSIAADAFVHGPVVLAAGVSLNARVSLDGGAAGIRIGEGTRIATGATLYAFDHGLSPDRPVSEQPVTSRGISVGADVWIGANAGVTDGVRVGDHAVIGMGAVVTRDVPPWAIVGGVPARVLGDRRQRRRSGAPGGGEPGEPK is encoded by the coding sequence GTGGACCTGGACGCGCTTCGCCGGGAGCAGCACAAGCTCCGGCTCTCCTGGATGCCGTGGCTCTACTTCTCCCTCAAGCCCCGCCACCGCGAGTGGGCGGAGGCCTGGCAGCGCGAGGTGCAGCAGCGGCTGCGGGAGTTGGAGACGGTCCAGATCGCCGAGGGCTGCTTCATCGCCCCGGAGGCCCGTATCTTCGCCGAGCCCGGACGCACCGTCGTCATCGGCCCGGGGTGCAGCATCGCGGCGGACGCCTTCGTGCACGGGCCCGTGGTGCTGGCCGCCGGGGTGAGCCTCAACGCGCGGGTGAGCCTGGACGGCGGCGCGGCGGGCATCCGCATCGGCGAGGGGACGCGCATCGCTACCGGCGCCACCCTCTACGCCTTCGACCATGGCCTGTCCCCCGACCGTCCCGTGAGCGAGCAGCCGGTGACGTCCCGAGGCATCAGCGTGGGCGCGGATGTGTGGATAGGTGCCAACGCCGGGGTGACGGACGGCGTCCGCGTGGGGGACCACGCCGTCATCGGCATGGGCGCCGTCGTCACCCGCGACGTGCCGCCGTGGGCCATCGTCGGCGGCGTGCCCGCGCGGGTGCTGGGGGACCGGCGACAGCGCCGCCGCTCGGGCGCCCCGGGAGGGGGGGAGCCCGGGGAACCGAAGTGA